A region of Streptomyces sp. R44 DNA encodes the following proteins:
- a CDS encoding FKBP-type peptidyl-prolyl cis-trans isomerase, with amino-acid sequence MSELTKPEIDRPEGEPPTELTLRDLVVGDGPEAKPGRVVQVHYVGVTFESGKEFDASWDRGMPFKFAVGGGRVIKGWDRGIRGMKVGGRREIIVPPRLGYGKQSPTPLIPAGSTLVFVVDLLSVV; translated from the coding sequence ATGAGTGAACTGACGAAGCCGGAGATCGACCGTCCGGAGGGTGAGCCTCCCACCGAGCTGACCCTCCGCGACCTCGTCGTCGGGGACGGGCCCGAGGCGAAGCCGGGCAGGGTCGTCCAGGTTCACTACGTCGGGGTCACCTTCGAGTCCGGGAAGGAGTTCGACGCCTCCTGGGACCGGGGCATGCCATTCAAGTTCGCGGTGGGCGGTGGCCGGGTCATCAAGGGCTGGGACCGGGGGATCAGGGGGATGAAGGTCGGCGGCCGGCGCGAGATCATCGTTCCCCCGCGCCTCGGCTACGGCAAGCAGTCCCCCACGCCGCTGATCCCGGCGGGCTCGACGCTCGTCTTCGTGGTGGACCTGCTCTCCGTGGTCTGA